A stretch of Gouania willdenowi chromosome 21, fGouWil2.1, whole genome shotgun sequence DNA encodes these proteins:
- the LOC114455414 gene encoding uncharacterized protein LOC114455414, whose amino-acid sequence MSAFVTRYPKEEDEVNNAEVKMAMLCANNNVAFTFCDDFNKCVAQMFPDSAISRKYSAGKTKTTQLIKGAIAAELDDELAKTCRSQPFSLLCDESNNRKTEKEFVILARLYDEATMQVTTRFMEMPTCNVGNAENLYEKLSEALRKRGIPWENLIAFNSDNASVMKGRHNSVLSRLKISQPHVQDLGCICHHVQLATGCGIRAAQVPVKGILVGIYTHFDKSAKRCETYKDFVDFTDSDHLKLLRPTLTVMTRWRGVPKCVIWQDICVIQL is encoded by the exons ATGTCAGCATTTGTGACAAGATATCCCAAAGAGGAAGATGAGGTCAATAATGCGGAGGTGAAAATGGCAATGCTGTGTGCCAACAACAACGTTGCTTTCACCTTCTGTGATGACTTCAACAAGTGTGTAGCTCAGATGTTCCCAGATTCTGCTATATCACGAAAATACTCTGCTGGAAAAACCAAAACTACGCAACTCATCAAAG GTGCCATAGCAGCAGAACTGGATGACGAGTTGGCCAAAACATGTCGATCTCAGCCCTTTTCACTTTTGTGCGATGAAtcgaacaacagaaaaacagaaaaagaatttGTCATCCTGGCTAGACTCTATGATGAGGCCACTATGCAGGTCACTACACGATTTATGGAGATGCCTACATGCAATGTGGGAAATGCTGAAAATCTGTATGAAAAGTTGAGTGAAGCATTGAG AAAAAGAGGCATCCCATGGGAGAACCTGATAGCCTTTAACTCTGATAACGCGAGTGTCATGAAAGGCAGACACAACTCAGTTCTCAGCAGACTGAAGATAAGCCAGCCCCACGTCCAGGACCTTGGCTGCATTTGTCACCACGTACAGCTGGCCACTGGCTGTGGCATCAGAGCAGCCCAGGTACCAGTCAAAGGCATCCTAGTGGGGATATACACCCACTTTGATAAAAG TGCAAAACGCTGTGAAACATACAAAGACTTTGTAGATTTCACTGATTCAGACCACCTGAAGCTCCTCAG GCCTACTTTAACAGTCATGACGAGGTGGAGAGGAGTGCCAAAGTGCGTGATCTGGCAAGACATCTGCGTGATCCAATTGTGA